In a genomic window of Streptomyces noursei ATCC 11455:
- the dapC gene encoding succinyldiaminopimelate transaminase, producing MSWGRPYGAARSRTAHPLYGTAAFSRADVPRATPYEKESTVGAVSPRHPSGATLRDLPPVSHRRPSGTSLRDRLPAFPWDRLEPYKATAAAHPDGIVDLSVGTPVDPVPALVQRALTDAVDSPGYPTVWGTTALRDALTGWAADRLGAPDLAHTNVLPVVGSKELVAWLPTQLGLGPGDKVAYPRLAYPTYEVGARLAGAEPVVYDAETFASSDAGVDLDPTGLRLLWLNSPSNPTGQVLTVDELRRTVAWAREHGVLVFSDECYLELGWDAEPVSVLHPDVCGGSYEGIVAVHSLSKRSNLAGYRSAFLLGDAAVLDDLLQIRKHGGMMVAAPVQAATVAALGDSAHVAEQRERYAGRRTALRTAFEAAGFRIEHSEASLYLWATRDEPCWDTVGDLAERGILVAPGDFYGTAGEQFVRIAFTATDERVAAAVRRLTA from the coding sequence ATGAGCTGGGGAAGGCCATACGGCGCCGCCCGGTCCCGTACGGCCCACCCGCTGTACGGGACCGCGGCGTTTTCGCGCGCCGACGTCCCCCGCGCCACCCCGTACGAGAAAGAGAGCACCGTGGGCGCAGTCTCCCCTCGCCACCCGTCGGGCGCGACCCTCCGCGACCTCCCGCCCGTCTCCCACCGCCGCCCTTCGGGGACGTCGCTTCGCGACCGCCTTCCGGCCTTCCCGTGGGACCGCCTGGAGCCGTACAAGGCGACCGCCGCCGCCCATCCGGACGGCATCGTCGACCTCTCCGTCGGCACCCCGGTCGACCCGGTGCCCGCGCTGGTCCAGCGCGCGCTCACCGACGCGGTGGACAGCCCCGGCTACCCCACGGTGTGGGGCACGACCGCCCTCCGGGACGCGCTCACCGGCTGGGCCGCCGACCGCCTCGGCGCCCCCGACCTCGCGCACACCAACGTGCTGCCGGTCGTCGGCTCCAAGGAACTCGTCGCCTGGCTGCCGACCCAGCTGGGCCTGGGCCCCGGCGACAAGGTGGCCTACCCGCGGCTGGCCTACCCCACCTACGAGGTCGGCGCCCGCCTGGCCGGCGCCGAGCCGGTCGTCTACGACGCCGAGACGTTCGCGTCCTCCGACGCGGGCGTCGACCTGGACCCGACCGGCCTGAGGCTCCTCTGGCTCAACTCCCCGTCCAACCCCACCGGTCAGGTGCTCACCGTCGACGAGCTGCGCCGCACCGTCGCCTGGGCCCGCGAGCACGGCGTCCTGGTCTTCAGCGACGAGTGCTACCTCGAACTGGGCTGGGACGCCGAGCCGGTCTCCGTCCTGCACCCGGACGTCTGCGGCGGCTCCTACGAGGGCATCGTCGCCGTCCACTCGCTGTCCAAGCGCTCCAACCTCGCCGGCTACCGCTCCGCGTTCCTGCTCGGCGACGCCGCGGTCCTCGACGACCTGCTCCAGATCCGCAAGCACGGCGGGATGATGGTGGCCGCGCCGGTCCAGGCCGCCACCGTCGCGGCCCTCGGCGACAGCGCGCACGTCGCCGAGCAGCGCGAGCGCTACGCCGGCCGCCGCACCGCGCTGCGCACCGCCTTCGAGGCCGCGGGCTTCCGCATCGAGCACAGCGAGGCGTCGCTCTACCTCTGGGCGACCCGCGACGAGCCCTGCTGGGACACCGTCGGCGACCTCGCCGAGCGCGGCATCCTGGTCGCCCCCGGCGACTTCTACGGCACCGCGGGGGAGCAGTTCGTCCGGATCGCCTTCACCGCCACCGACGAGCGGGTGGCCGCCGCGGTGCGCCGCCTGACCGCATGA
- the fdxA gene encoding ferredoxin produces the protein MTYVIAQPCVDVKDKACIEECPVDCIYEGSRSLYIHPDECVDCGACEPVCPVEAIFYEDDTPEEWKDYYKANVEFFDELGSPGGASKLGLIERDHPFIAALPPQNQDH, from the coding sequence GTGACCTACGTCATCGCGCAGCCTTGTGTCGACGTCAAGGACAAGGCATGCATCGAGGAGTGCCCCGTCGACTGCATCTACGAGGGCTCCCGGTCCTTGTACATCCACCCGGACGAATGCGTCGACTGTGGTGCCTGTGAGCCGGTCTGCCCGGTCGAAGCGATCTTTTACGAGGACGACACTCCGGAGGAGTGGAAGGACTACTACAAGGCGAACGTGGAGTTCTTCGACGAGCTCGGTTCTCCGGGTGGTGCCAGCAAGCTCGGCCTGATCGAGCGCGACCACCCGTTCATCGCCGCGCTGCCGCCGCAGAACCAGGACCACTGA
- a CDS encoding GNAT family N-acetyltransferase: MEFLSGGRAEVRITRADVGKRVSVRRLTGAPAGEPAFTDAIGVLTSWDDGVLSITRRDGGSVRVEESSLVAAKVVPAAPARRKVPAATVRELQEVAARGWPAVETERLGEWTLRASVQETARAAGAPGGPQRTGFTRRANSVLPLGDPGVPLDDALGRATRWYAERGLPTLVSVATGRADADERLAAALGERGWRDEAHTSVRIAALAPLADTEADTSGVLLSRQPDDGWLGLYNRAGAPTATGLAVLTGGPSVWFARVPAPGGGTAAIGRLAVDGRWAGFAAVETAPERRREGLATLVMAALAERALTEGASAAYLQVEADNAGGLALYDGLGFVEHHGYHYRRGPAGGGAGA, translated from the coding sequence ATGGAATTCCTCTCCGGCGGGCGCGCGGAGGTCCGGATCACCCGTGCCGACGTGGGCAAAAGGGTATCCGTCCGGCGCTTGACCGGGGCTCCGGCCGGGGAGCCCGCGTTCACCGACGCGATCGGCGTTCTCACATCATGGGACGACGGTGTGCTGAGCATCACACGGCGCGATGGCGGATCCGTGCGGGTCGAGGAGTCTTCGCTGGTAGCGGCCAAGGTTGTCCCGGCTGCGCCGGCCCGCCGGAAGGTCCCGGCGGCCACGGTCCGGGAGCTCCAGGAGGTGGCCGCCCGCGGGTGGCCTGCCGTTGAGACGGAGCGTCTCGGTGAGTGGACGTTGCGGGCGTCCGTCCAGGAGACGGCACGTGCGGCGGGCGCTCCCGGCGGACCGCAGCGGACCGGCTTCACCCGCCGCGCCAACTCCGTGCTGCCGCTCGGCGACCCCGGCGTCCCCCTGGACGACGCGTTGGGCCGGGCCACCCGGTGGTACGCCGAGCGCGGACTGCCCACCCTGGTCTCCGTCGCCACCGGGCGGGCGGACGCCGACGAGCGACTGGCCGCCGCGCTGGGCGAGCGCGGATGGCGCGACGAGGCGCACACCTCCGTGCGGATCGCGGCGCTGGCGCCGCTGGCGGACACCGAGGCGGACACCTCGGGCGTACTGCTCTCCCGGCAGCCGGACGACGGCTGGCTGGGCCTGTACAACCGGGCCGGGGCGCCCACGGCGACGGGGCTGGCGGTGCTGACCGGCGGCCCCTCGGTGTGGTTCGCACGGGTGCCGGCGCCGGGCGGCGGCACCGCGGCGATCGGACGGCTGGCCGTCGACGGGCGCTGGGCGGGGTTCGCCGCGGTGGAGACCGCGCCCGAGCGGCGGCGCGAGGGACTGGCGACACTGGTGATGGCGGCGCTCGCCGAGCGGGCCCTGACCGAGGGCGCCTCGGCGGCGTACCTCCAGGTCGAGGCGGACAACGCCGGCGGCCTGGCGCTCTACGACGGGCTGGGGTTCGTCGAGCACCACGGCTATCACTATCGACGCGGCCCGGCGGGCGGCGGGGCCGGGGCCTGA
- a CDS encoding transglutaminase family protein: MGERAERGEPGPERDAARDERRRQFAAAAREERPDLALLCLLIGAEADPALDEAGIDAAQIELDRLAGLLPHSPAGGPGAWARNLAELLGTREGFVGSPGAYRRLESSLLHEVLRRRHGLPILLSVIWLEVARRAGAPVYGVALPGHFVVGLGDPAGRHVLADPFEGGRPLTDQDAAMIVAGATGEALTPGMLSPAGPLEIIQRILNNIRAWAQARPEHSAVHLWALDLSLLLPSHPARLRHERAQLLVQRGEFLAGAAELEEYARVLEPVQPAAATALRREAGAARARLN; the protein is encoded by the coding sequence ATGGGTGAGCGAGCGGAGCGCGGGGAACCGGGGCCCGAGCGGGACGCGGCGCGCGACGAGCGGCGGCGGCAGTTCGCGGCGGCGGCCCGCGAGGAGCGGCCCGACCTCGCGCTGCTGTGCCTGCTGATCGGCGCCGAGGCCGATCCCGCCCTGGACGAGGCCGGTATCGACGCGGCCCAGATCGAACTGGACCGGCTGGCCGGTCTGCTGCCGCACTCCCCCGCCGGCGGCCCCGGCGCCTGGGCCCGGAACCTCGCCGAGCTGCTGGGCACCCGGGAGGGCTTCGTGGGCTCGCCCGGCGCCTACCGCCGGCTGGAGTCGTCGCTGCTGCACGAGGTGCTGCGGCGCCGCCACGGGCTGCCGATCCTGCTGTCGGTGATCTGGTTGGAGGTCGCCCGGCGGGCCGGGGCGCCGGTGTACGGGGTGGCGCTGCCGGGCCACTTCGTCGTCGGCCTCGGGGATCCGGCCGGGCGGCATGTGCTGGCGGATCCGTTCGAGGGCGGGCGGCCGCTCACCGACCAGGACGCGGCGATGATCGTCGCGGGGGCGACCGGTGAGGCGCTGACCCCGGGGATGCTGTCCCCGGCCGGCCCGTTGGAGATCATCCAGCGGATCCTCAACAACATCCGGGCCTGGGCCCAGGCCCGGCCGGAGCACAGCGCGGTCCATCTGTGGGCGCTGGACCTGTCGCTGCTGCTGCCCAGCCATCCGGCGCGGCTGCGCCATGAACGCGCCCAACTCCTCGTCCAGCGGGGCGAGTTCCTGGCCGGGGCGGCCGAGCTGGAGGAGTACGCGCGGGTGCTGGAGCCGGTCCAGCCGGCCGCGGCGACGGCGCTGCGCCGGGAGGCCGGGGCGGCCCGGGCCCGGCTGAACTGA
- a CDS encoding PP2C family protein-serine/threonine phosphatase: MPAHRPAEGGLLAPVLLILAIVVVATVDATTGPELHISAFMGIAPLVAALRCSYHRTLLVAVVYVVCLTYVDLLTVPDWAPASRVVGVFGAFLVGVFSLVLCRTRLEREALHARTTLVADTVQRAMLRELPLRAGPLEAYGFYVSAQEGARVGGDIYEAVDTPHGLRLMIGDVQGKGMPAIGAGLEVLASFREAAQYQESLEGVAGRMEQALTRYNARSAKEGADERFVTALLLEVRGSGRARLLSCGHIPYYVVRNGIVQERSDGEGGLPLGLGGLSREPRRSVRIQHEPHDWVVLCTDGVTEARGGDGRFYPLAERLTTWVDLEPVELARTLRADLEHFTGGDLKDDATLLVVRRTPAERTAPAPARSAAA, from the coding sequence ATGCCAGCCCATCGCCCCGCCGAGGGCGGCCTCCTCGCCCCCGTGCTGCTGATCCTCGCCATCGTGGTCGTCGCGACCGTGGACGCGACGACCGGCCCGGAGCTGCACATCTCCGCCTTCATGGGGATCGCCCCGCTGGTCGCCGCGCTGCGCTGCTCCTACCACCGGACGCTGCTGGTGGCCGTGGTCTACGTCGTCTGCCTCACCTACGTCGATCTGCTGACGGTGCCGGACTGGGCCCCGGCCAGCCGGGTCGTCGGCGTCTTCGGCGCGTTCCTGGTGGGCGTCTTCTCCCTGGTGCTGTGCCGTACCCGACTCGAACGCGAGGCGCTGCACGCCCGCACCACCCTGGTCGCCGACACCGTGCAGCGGGCGATGCTGCGCGAGCTGCCGCTGCGCGCCGGACCGCTGGAGGCGTACGGCTTCTACGTGTCCGCCCAGGAAGGCGCCCGGGTCGGCGGCGACATCTACGAGGCCGTCGACACCCCGCACGGGCTGCGGCTGATGATCGGCGACGTCCAGGGCAAGGGCATGCCGGCGATCGGCGCGGGCCTGGAGGTGCTGGCGTCGTTCCGCGAGGCGGCGCAGTACCAGGAGTCGCTGGAGGGCGTGGCCGGCCGGATGGAGCAGGCCCTGACCCGCTACAACGCCCGCTCCGCCAAGGAGGGCGCCGACGAGCGCTTCGTCACCGCGCTGCTGCTGGAGGTCCGCGGGTCCGGCCGGGCCCGGCTCCTGTCCTGCGGCCACATCCCGTACTACGTGGTGCGGAACGGCATCGTCCAGGAGCGCTCCGACGGTGAGGGCGGGCTCCCCCTGGGGCTGGGCGGACTCAGCCGCGAGCCGCGCCGCAGCGTCCGTATCCAGCACGAACCCCACGACTGGGTGGTGCTGTGCACGGACGGCGTCACCGAGGCCCGTGGCGGCGACGGCCGCTTCTACCCGCTGGCCGAGCGGCTCACCACCTGGGTCGACCTGGAGCCGGTCGAGCTGGCCCGCACCCTCCGTGCCGACCTGGAGCACTTCACCGGCGGCGATCTGAAGGACGACGCCACGCTGCTGGTCGTCCGCCGCACCCCGGCGGAGCGGACCGCGCCGGCGCCGGCCCGGTCCGCGGCGGCCTGA
- a CDS encoding IS481 family transposase, with the protein MPHRNAPLTETGRLRLARCVVEDGWPLRRAAERFQVSPTTAQRWADRYRQLGEAGMADHSSRPHRSPGRTPTRTERRIIKVRLLRRWGPARIAGLLHLVPSTVHRVLTRFGLARLSHLDRATGRAIRRYERERPGELVHVDIKKLGNIPDGGGHKALGRQAGRKTRSNAGYSYIHTAVDDHSRLAYSEIHTDERKETATAFWQRAQAFFTQAGITVERVLTDNGSCYRSHDWRDALAAAGITHKRTRPYRPQTNGKVERLNRTLLDEWAYARPYRSETERREAFPQWLHTYNHHRGHTALAGQPPASRVPNLTGQYT; encoded by the coding sequence ATGCCCCACCGTAATGCACCCCTGACCGAGACCGGACGCCTGCGCCTGGCCCGCTGTGTGGTCGAGGACGGCTGGCCCCTGCGCAGGGCAGCCGAACGTTTCCAGGTCTCCCCGACCACGGCCCAGCGATGGGCAGACCGCTACCGTCAGCTCGGCGAGGCGGGCATGGCCGACCACTCCAGCCGCCCGCACCGCAGCCCGGGACGAACCCCGACCCGCACCGAACGGCGGATCATCAAGGTCCGCCTCCTGCGCCGGTGGGGCCCCGCCCGCATCGCGGGCCTGCTCCACCTGGTGCCGTCCACCGTGCACCGCGTCCTGACCCGCTTCGGTCTGGCCCGCCTGTCCCACCTCGACCGTGCCACCGGCCGTGCGATACGCCGCTACGAGCGTGAACGACCAGGAGAGTTGGTGCACGTGGACATCAAGAAGCTCGGCAACATTCCCGACGGCGGCGGCCACAAGGCGCTCGGCCGGCAAGCAGGCCGCAAGACCCGCTCGAACGCCGGCTACAGCTACATCCACACCGCCGTCGACGACCACTCCCGCCTCGCCTACAGCGAGATCCACACCGACGAGCGCAAAGAGACCGCCACCGCCTTCTGGCAACGCGCCCAGGCGTTCTTCACCCAGGCAGGGATCACCGTCGAGCGGGTCCTGACCGACAACGGCTCCTGCTACCGCTCACACGACTGGCGGGACGCGCTGGCAGCGGCCGGGATCACCCACAAGCGCACCCGGCCCTACCGACCCCAGACCAACGGCAAAGTCGAACGCCTCAACCGCACCCTGCTCGACGAATGGGCCTACGCCCGCCCCTACCGCTCGGAAACCGAACGACGCGAAGCCTTCCCACAATGGCTACACACCTACAATCACCACCGCGGACACACCGCACTCGCAGGCCAACCACCCGCCAGCCGCGTCCCCAACCTCACAGGGCAATACACCTAG
- a CDS encoding response regulator transcription factor, protein MIRLLLAEDQSMVREALAALLSLEDDLEVVAQAARGDEVVGQARAHEVDVALLDIEMPGLSGLDAAALLRAELPGVKVVILTTFGRPGYLRRAMEAGADAFLVKDAPAARLAEAVRRVLRGERVIDPVLAAAALADGASPLTDREREVLRAAADGSTNAEIAAALHLSQGTVRNYLSLAIQKTGARNRAEAVRTARDKGWL, encoded by the coding sequence ATGATCAGACTGCTGCTGGCGGAGGACCAGTCGATGGTCCGGGAAGCGCTGGCAGCGCTGCTGTCCCTGGAGGACGACCTGGAGGTCGTCGCCCAGGCGGCGCGTGGCGACGAGGTCGTCGGCCAGGCGCGGGCCCACGAGGTCGATGTCGCGCTGCTGGACATCGAGATGCCGGGCCTGAGCGGACTCGACGCCGCCGCCCTGCTGCGCGCGGAGCTGCCCGGCGTGAAGGTTGTCATCCTCACCACCTTCGGCCGCCCCGGCTATCTGCGCCGGGCCATGGAGGCGGGCGCGGACGCCTTCCTGGTCAAGGACGCCCCGGCGGCCCGGCTCGCGGAGGCGGTGCGCCGGGTGCTGCGCGGGGAGCGGGTCATCGACCCGGTGCTGGCGGCGGCCGCGCTGGCCGACGGCGCCAGCCCGCTGACCGACCGCGAGCGCGAGGTGCTCCGGGCCGCCGCCGACGGCTCCACCAACGCCGAGATCGCCGCCGCCCTGCACCTGTCCCAGGGCACGGTCCGCAACTACCTCTCGCTCGCCATCCAGAAGACCGGCGCCCGCAACCGCGCCGAGGCCGTCCGCACCGCCCGCGACAAGGGCTGGCTCTAG
- a CDS encoding ATP-binding protein: MRPVETKSAFDDRNPVLIGQRPRSRRQALRKAMWIALWLLYLAGPVGELTGHGFSTAQRIWGITGLALFVLAYCVLVFRHVWHRPPVSQRYTPLAAMLVLSVALTWTLGYTWLVLFIFTSVASAVVLPWQRSRWVIPLVTAVVIAVGARYPEIRGYYLFAYALPALGSGFVMVGVQNLIRTTQELRAAREEVARLAANEERLRLARDLHDLLGHSLSLITLKSELAGRMLPGRPEDAAKQVADIEQVSRQALVDVREAVTGYRRPRLAVELAGARAALRTADIALTVDPALEDEPRGLTADTEGALAWALREAVTNVVRHSGAGRCALLLTEEWEADDRHYVCLTVNDDGDGPPRAQHDGNGLAGLRERLALADGHLETGQPRGSRGFTLRAYVPKSSPTVSPDDPIPVPDTAPGAANGAP, translated from the coding sequence ATGAGACCGGTGGAGACGAAGAGCGCGTTCGACGACCGGAACCCGGTGCTGATCGGACAGCGGCCGCGCAGCCGTCGCCAGGCCCTGCGCAAGGCGATGTGGATCGCCCTCTGGCTGCTCTACCTCGCCGGCCCGGTGGGGGAGCTGACCGGCCACGGCTTCAGCACCGCCCAGCGGATCTGGGGCATCACCGGCCTCGCGCTCTTCGTCCTCGCCTACTGCGTCCTGGTCTTCCGCCACGTGTGGCACCGACCGCCCGTCTCCCAGCGCTACACCCCGCTGGCGGCGATGCTGGTGCTGTCCGTCGCCCTGACCTGGACGCTGGGCTACACCTGGCTGGTGCTGTTCATCTTCACCAGCGTGGCCTCCGCCGTGGTGCTGCCCTGGCAGCGCTCCCGCTGGGTCATCCCGCTCGTCACCGCGGTGGTGATAGCCGTCGGCGCCCGCTATCCGGAGATACGCGGCTACTACCTCTTCGCGTACGCCCTGCCCGCTCTCGGCAGCGGCTTCGTCATGGTCGGCGTGCAGAACCTGATCCGCACCACCCAGGAGCTCCGCGCCGCCCGGGAGGAGGTCGCCCGCCTCGCCGCCAACGAGGAGCGGCTGCGGCTCGCCCGCGATCTGCACGACCTCCTGGGCCACTCGCTCTCCCTGATAACGCTCAAGAGCGAGCTGGCCGGGCGGATGCTGCCCGGTCGCCCCGAGGACGCCGCCAAGCAGGTCGCCGACATCGAGCAGGTCAGCCGCCAGGCCCTGGTCGACGTCCGTGAGGCGGTCACCGGCTACCGCCGCCCCCGCCTCGCCGTGGAGCTGGCCGGCGCCCGCGCCGCGCTGCGCACCGCCGACATCGCGCTGACCGTCGATCCGGCCCTGGAGGACGAGCCGCGCGGACTGACCGCCGACACCGAGGGCGCCCTGGCCTGGGCGCTGCGCGAGGCGGTCACCAACGTCGTCCGGCACAGCGGCGCCGGCCGCTGCGCACTGCTGCTCACCGAGGAGTGGGAGGCCGACGACCGCCACTACGTCTGCCTCACGGTGAACGACGACGGGGACGGCCCGCCCCGCGCCCAGCACGACGGCAACGGCCTCGCCGGCCTCCGCGAGCGGCTGGCACTCGCCGACGGCCATCTGGAGACCGGCCAGCCCCGCGGGTCGCGGGGCTTCACCCTGCGCGCGTACGTCCCCAAGAGCAGTCCCACCGTGTCCCCCGACGACCCGATACCCGTGCCGGACACGGCTCCCGGAGCGGCGAACGGAGCGCCCTAG
- a CDS encoding ABC transporter permease — MTTLIKLEIIRALRNKKFMFFSVIYPPALYLIIAGGADSKPIPGTGLDMGLYYMVSMAAFGAMTAVLLGNSERIAKEREQGWVRQLRLTALPGRGYVAAKIAAAATVSLPSILLVMIAAATVKGVRLEAWQWIAIAVGTWLGSFVFAALGVAIGYLASGDAVRPISMLCFFALAFLGGLWMPMTLLPQWVQNISEWLPTHAYAALGTAVEAGGAPHVKDMAILLGYLLLFVGGAAWLYRKDTRKA; from the coding sequence ATGACCACTCTGATCAAGCTTGAGATCATCCGCGCGCTGCGGAACAAGAAGTTCATGTTCTTCTCGGTGATCTACCCGCCGGCGCTCTACCTGATCATCGCCGGCGGCGCGGACAGCAAGCCGATCCCCGGCACGGGGCTCGACATGGGCCTGTACTACATGGTCTCGATGGCCGCGTTCGGCGCCATGACCGCCGTCCTGCTGGGCAACAGCGAGCGCATCGCCAAGGAGCGCGAGCAGGGCTGGGTGCGCCAGCTGCGGCTGACCGCACTGCCCGGCCGCGGCTACGTCGCCGCGAAGATAGCCGCCGCGGCGACGGTCAGCCTGCCCTCGATCCTGCTGGTCATGATCGCCGCCGCGACGGTCAAGGGCGTCCGCCTCGAAGCCTGGCAGTGGATCGCCATCGCCGTCGGCACCTGGCTCGGCAGCTTCGTCTTCGCCGCCCTGGGCGTCGCCATCGGCTATCTGGCCAGCGGCGACGCGGTTCGCCCGATCTCGATGCTCTGCTTCTTCGCGCTGGCCTTCCTCGGCGGCCTGTGGATGCCGATGACGCTGCTGCCGCAGTGGGTGCAGAACATCTCCGAGTGGCTCCCGACGCACGCCTACGCCGCGCTGGGCACCGCCGTTGAGGCCGGCGGCGCGCCGCACGTCAAGGACATGGCGATCCTGCTCGGCTACCTCCTCCTCTTCGTGGGCGGTGCGGCCTGGCTGTATCGCAAGGACACTCGGAAGGCATGA
- a CDS encoding ABC transporter ATP-binding protein produces MTTTATTTATTAQDAGRAPVVSFQGVSKSYGAVRAVADLHLELHPGETVALLGPNGAGKSSTLDLLLGLRTPDTGSVSLFGTTPQRAIQQGKVGAMLQSGGLMEGVKVRELVQLARDLHPQGYPVDQILANAGITDIADRLVGKLSGGQEQRVRFALATAGANDLIVLDEPTTGMDVSSRQTFWGAMRRQAQEGRTVLFATHYLEEADEIADRVIVLHRGRVLADGTSAEIKARAGARRINFDLTEPADRAALEALPHLTALTVSSSGSGSTVRIQSQDADATVHALYGLGLYPRNLEVSGLGLEQAFIAITTAEEAAR; encoded by the coding sequence ATGACGACGACAGCTACCACCACAGCCACCACCGCGCAGGACGCGGGACGGGCCCCGGTGGTCAGCTTCCAGGGGGTCAGCAAGAGTTACGGCGCGGTGCGCGCGGTGGCCGATCTGCACCTGGAGCTGCACCCCGGCGAGACCGTCGCACTCCTCGGCCCCAACGGCGCGGGCAAGTCCTCCACCCTCGACCTGCTCCTCGGCCTCCGCACTCCCGACACCGGATCGGTGTCCCTGTTCGGCACCACTCCGCAGCGCGCCATACAGCAGGGCAAGGTCGGCGCGATGCTCCAGAGCGGCGGCCTCATGGAGGGCGTCAAGGTACGCGAGCTGGTCCAGCTGGCCCGCGATCTGCATCCGCAGGGCTATCCGGTCGACCAGATCCTGGCCAACGCCGGCATCACGGACATAGCCGACCGCCTGGTCGGCAAGCTCTCCGGCGGCCAGGAGCAGCGCGTGCGGTTCGCCCTCGCCACCGCCGGCGCCAACGACCTGATCGTGCTGGACGAGCCCACCACCGGCATGGACGTCTCGTCCCGGCAGACCTTCTGGGGCGCCATGCGCCGCCAGGCCCAGGAGGGCCGCACGGTCCTCTTCGCCACGCACTACCTCGAAGAGGCCGACGAGATCGCCGACCGGGTGATCGTGCTGCACCGCGGCCGGGTGCTGGCCGACGGCACCTCCGCCGAGATCAAGGCCCGTGCCGGCGCCCGCCGGATCAACTTCGACCTGACCGAGCCGGCCGACCGCGCCGCGCTGGAGGCCCTGCCGCACCTCACCGCGCTGACCGTGTCCTCCAGCGGCTCCGGGAGCACCGTCCGCATCCAGTCCCAGGACGCCGACGCGACCGTGCACGCCCTCTACGGCCTCGGCCTCTACCCGCGCAACCTCGAAGTCTCCGGCCTCGGCCTGGAGCAGGCGTTCATCGCCATCACCACCGCCGAGGAGGCGGCCCGATGA
- a CDS encoding DUF6113 family protein, with protein sequence MTTSKGGGAADKGGARNGGDTEKAKKADNGRRTRASGGGSVAARGGGTPAAPAGRPAPGAPLTPGRVGVYVLLLVTGVLLAFAGTLLQAAWFPGGLLLALAGTAGLFYGGSRATGTVGGVLVPGAAWLVTVFLLLSDVRPEGDFLFGPGIGSYAFLLGGIVIAVICATGSQVRATGVSPGRVGG encoded by the coding sequence ATGACGACGTCCAAGGGTGGCGGGGCCGCGGACAAGGGCGGTGCCCGTAACGGCGGCGACACGGAGAAGGCGAAGAAGGCGGACAACGGGCGGCGGACGCGGGCGTCCGGCGGCGGCTCGGTCGCGGCGCGCGGTGGCGGTACCCCCGCGGCGCCGGCGGGCCGGCCCGCGCCGGGCGCACCGCTGACGCCGGGTCGCGTGGGCGTGTACGTCCTGCTGCTGGTCACGGGCGTCCTGCTCGCGTTCGCCGGAACGCTTCTCCAAGCGGCCTGGTTCCCGGGCGGATTGCTGCTGGCCCTGGCCGGCACGGCCGGCCTCTTCTACGGGGGCTCCCGGGCCACCGGGACCGTGGGCGGGGTGCTGGTGCCCGGCGCCGCCTGGCTGGTGACGGTGTTCCTGCTGCTCAGCGACGTCCGACCGGAGGGCGATTTCCTGTTCGGGCCGGGTATCGGTTCGTACGCCTTCCTGTTGGGCGGCATCGTGATCGCTGTGATCTGCGCCACCGGGAGCCAGGTGCGCGCTACCGGCGTGTCCCCGGGCCGAGTTGGCGGATGA